A window of Fusarium musae strain F31 chromosome 1, whole genome shotgun sequence genomic DNA:
AATTTGAGGGGGGAGATTAGCGATGGAATAATCGGCGGCGGTGTTGTATGGCAGTGGTTGAGGTGGTCGCtcaggcttcttctcttcctcctctttcttgccctcctccttctcttcggGTTGCTCACCTTCGGCCTTGGGAGTCTCGGAATCCGCCTCGACGAGTTTTGTTATAGGCTCAGGCTTTACGGGGGGGTCAAGAGGACCAAGCCAACCCTCGTGTAGTCCCCTGATATATTCCTTCCATGTATGTCGGCCGAAGATGATATCGCCTTTGACACCCTCATACTCAGGAACctggttcttcttcctcaacgacTCAGCTATAGCCTCATCTGTTTGTAggtcctcttcatctggcCTTTCGTGCTTCCTTCTCTCTCTACGGATCTTCTCCGCTACGGCAGCTCTCACATCACCTTGTTGTCTTCCCTGAACGAACTCCCAGTCGAGTCCAGAGGCAGCCAAGACGGGCTTGGCATACTCAATAAAATGATCCTGTGCAATCCGTAAACCATCACCAGGAGGCGCCTCGAGGTAAATGGTCAGTTTGCGAGGCAGTTGGCTTGCTGAGGGGATTATGTCCTTTGCAAGAGGGGCAACAGCGTGCTTCCACTTGGCAGTAGCCCGCTTCTTCTCGCGCTTGTCGTAGATGATAGCAGCTGAAATTGAACCAGTGATAGCCCAGAATATGAGCCAATTGCGTGAGGGAAGTTTTCGAGGGAGATTTGGCAGACCCATCATCCGCAGAGCTGGGTTCTGTTTCGGCTTCGGTGTGGGCGCCTTGTACGTTGCGCCGGTGCCGGCAGCGGGCTGCTGCGCTGAAGGATTGGGTTCGGCCATTGTGCGAATCGAATGGCTATGCCGGTGTTTACTGTGTGATCCGCAGGCTTGAAGGGTTGATCGCCGTTGTATTCGAGCCGTTTAAGCCACAGGATAACGAGGGTGTTAGTATCGACCTCGTCTTGATCTGTTGGTCCGCCGAAGGAAAAAAATCACGATAAGCAATAAACGGCTCCGATAAGGCCCGGGCGGTCGGGAAGGAAATACTTTAGCTCCGGTCATCATGAACTGAATAGAGGCATCTTCGGTCTTGTATTAACGGAGTGAAATATCAGGATCTGAAACGTGACCAATTCTGACTTCCTTTGACGGGCCCAGTTACGGATGTATGCGATATATTTACTGAACATATCATTTCCTTGTAGTGCGTTGAGAGTCAAAGTCTCCACGAGTCGCGCCAAACTTCCACAAAAGCTTCTAGAAGCGGCAGGGAATAATGTCAGAGGATGGAGTGTTTGTTGTCGATGTTCTGATTTCAGGAGAGCTGTGTAGTATGTAACAGATGAAGATTGGATAAAAAATTGTTGCTTTCCCTGAATGAATTGACTAACTCGGGCTACATAGATATCGCTGCGATGCCATTCAGATTCTTGTGTGATGATCACCGTTGAAGTGCCATGTGGTAAATAGAAGCGAATATTGTATAATAAAAGCCGATGGGAGTCAACGTGGGCATCTGACATCTGGCAATGCTAGGTACAGAGAACTCGAGGTCCTCATGTCTAGCACCCAATGTTAATAAAATTTGAGAACTACGCGAAATAGATGGTGGATAACAGAGTAAGCCCCAATCTCCTACAATGGCAATTCCTCTGATGATGCCCATCCTAGCCATCCATAGAAAAATAATTGAGAATAACTACGGGATACTCAAGAGGCTGAGAGGTCCCTGCTACACGTGGGTGACAGGTTCACCTGAAGCTCAGGAATAGTACCACAAACAGCAACATCTGGGGGAACACAATAACAGGGGTTCAGGCCCCTGAGGGGTCTATTGGTAAGGATAGCCTGGGATGAAGATTTACTTAGTGTATACATACCATACCTTACTTTAGGTTACCAGCTTAGTGATGTGGCCTGGATGAAAAAAAGTGCCATGCTACCGAGTATGATAGCCAGATCGCGATTATAAGCCACCACTAACACCGCTTCTTGGTATTGAAAATTAGTTCGAGAGGagatacggagtacaggAGATGCTGCTACCTTAGTTGGATGCGATGGGCTATCATGAAGAGGAAAAACATTAGTCTCTTAACGTGAATATCTTGCTATAAGGCAATCACATTCTTTATAGGTAGAGGTATTGATTGACATGCAATTCCGCTTCCAGCAATTTCTTGTTCGTAAAATGAATTCTTGCTAATGCCTGAATACCTGTGATCGATTTCTACTCTCGGGCACCCAAGTtgggtacctaggtagttaggaGACTGAGATTATAGCAGCCACAGCACCCGCCATTGAAATGATTGCCACTAAACACCGCTAATTTCAAAGCTAATATGTACGGGCTGGCTCAGGTCGCCCGCCAGGCACGCTTCCAACCTATTCTGTCGAGTTGCTGGACCCCTCAGACTGGACCCCTCTGATAGCTTCACATGGAACCAACCTACGGTATGCCACTTCACGGCCCGTCGTGTGCCAGCCGCTAACCGCCAACTTCGACCATTCCTTAGGCCTTGCCTGAACCTACCTATGTACAAAGGTAGGTAGTCGACCTAGCAACCTACCTAGTCTAGGTAAGCCAAAACATCCAGGGAAGGACGATCCATCCCTGCACGTTTCGGCTCAGGGAGCACAAGTAAAGGTCGCGCAGTGCAGGTGGTGATGAAAGTGACAGTGGAAgcgacagtgacagtgacgCAGTGGCAGCACCTGTCATATTTGTTCTTAGCGGAGGGAGActgcttttttattagccaAACGAAAATCCTCAAGTACCTACCTGGCTCTTGGGCTTTATATACGGAATCCGCTTTTCCCTCCTGCTTCAACTCTTTCTCTCAAAATCATCCATTTTGATTTCTTCTCGTCTCTCCTTCAATCTGAGACTTTCACCGACCGTGCACCAGTCTCTTGGTGCTCCGCCAGAGGTGGCTCTGGTGCTACTTTCCCCGTATTGTACTCCCCTACCCAGGCACTCTCCAGGCAGTTGGCAGTCCCTACCtgagtaggtaaggtaaggttagTACTAACCACTAACCTACTGGTACTGTAACTGACCTTCCTGCGGAAAGGTAGCTCTAATCCCGCGCCGCCCCTCGCTCTCCCCTCCACAGCCCCTGGACATGACCCTCCCCTGAAACTTGTCCGCCATCTCGACTCCCACCTCAGTCTCTATTCTTTTCATCTCTTCAAGAGTTGTTCACCAACTTGTCGATACGATACAGGGCGAAACGAGGCGATCGAGACGCCGCAATCAGACAAGATGGaccccaacaacaacaacaatcgcCTCTATCTCAACTTTGGAAACGGCAACGACCGTTTGACCGCCTCGGACAGGGCAGCATATCCCACTACGCCTTCGACCTTCCCGCAGCCCGTTTTCCCTTCAGCTTCAGGTCAACAGCCTGGTGGATTGCAACCCCAaggccaacagcaacagcagcaatatGCTGGTGGCTATGCGCCCCAGGGCTACTTTAATCAGAACCAATATGCCCAGTATGGcggccagcaacagcagcagtccAATGACTATGCTCAGGGTGCTGGGTATCAACCACGATCCAATACCCCGGGCACCAACGACCCCAATACAGGCCTCGCTCACCAGTTTTCTCATCAGAACCTCGGAGGTGCTGCTCGAGGGCAAGGTTATGCTCGAGGCCCCTCCCCAGGTCAGCGCCCCAGGACCGCCGGTAGTGCAGGACAGCAGCCTGGCTACAACAGCTACATGAACGCCCCTCCTATGCCTACACAGGCCTCTGCCCCCGCAGAAGAATTCCAACGTGCACCCGAGCGAAACCCTGATCGATATGGTACAAATGCCAATAGCAACCAAAAGAAGTGTTCCCAGCTCGCCGCCGACTTTTTTAAGGATAGTGTCAAGCGTGCCCGCGAGCGCAACCAAAGGTATGTGCCCACGTGCCTCGGTCTCGCTGCTGTCCATGAGAGTTGTGCAACTAACCCATGATCACTATACAGACAAAGTGAATTGGAGCAGAAGCTCCAGGACCCCTCACAGGGCGCCGCTAGACGTGAGCAGCTCTGGTCCACTGCTGGCAGAAAAGAAGGCCAGTATCTGCGTTTCCTTCGTACCAAGGACAAGCCCGAAAACTATACTACTGTAAAGATTATCGGAAAGGGTGCCTTCGGAGAGGTCAAGCTCGTGCAGAAGAAGGGTGATGGCAAGGTCTATGCGATGAAGTCTCTGATAAAGACAGAAATGTTTAAGAAGGACCAGCTTGCCCACGTTCGATCAGAGCGAGACATTCTCGCAGAGTCCGACAGTCCATGGGTCGTCAAGCTCTACACTACCTTCCAGGACTCATACTTCCTCTACATGCTAATGGAGTTCTTGCCTGGTGGAGATCTAATGACAATGCTTATCAAGTATGAAATTTTCTCGGAGGATATCACTCGCTTTTATATTGCGGAGATTGTTCTCGCGATTGAAGCTGTCCACAAGTTGGGCTTCATCCACCGGTATGTATCATGCTTCCTTACACCTGTTGTCCCGCGAGCATTATCTGACCTTCAATAGTGATATCAAGCCTGACAACATTCTCCTAGATCGTGGAGGACATGTTAAACTCACAGATTTTGGCCTGTCGACGGGCTTCCACAGGCTTCAtgataataactattatcaGCAGCTGTTGCAAGGTCGATCGAACAGGCCTCGCGACCGTAACTCGGTTGCGCTTGACCAAATCAACCTGACAGTCAGCAATCGATCCCAGATCAACGACTGGAGACGATCTCGAAGACTTATGGCGTACTCGACCGTCGGAACTCCTGACTACATTGCTCCTGAGATTTTCACAGGTCACGGCTACACCTTTGACTGTGATTGGTGGTCACTCGGCACGATCATGTTCGAGTGTCTGGTCGGCTGGCCTCCTTTCTGTGCTGAAGACAGCCATGACACATACCGCAAGATTGTCAACTGGAGACAAACTCTGTACTTTCCTGATGATATCACACTGGGTACCGATGCGGAGCATCTTATCCGAAGGTAAGCAATCATCTCGAGAGTCAAGGAGAACGCTGGTTGCTAACAGAAAGTAGCATGGTCTGTAACACAGAGAATCGTCTCGGTCGTGGTGGCGCCCACGAAATCAAGGGTCATGCTTTCTTCCGCGGCGTTGAGTTTGATAGTCTTCGCCGTATTCGCGCACCCTTCGAGCCTCGCTTGACCTCCAACATCGACACGACTTATTTCCCTACTGATGAAATTGATCAGACCGATAACGCCACCGTCCTTAAGGCGCAGGCTATCCAGCAAGGTcacaaggttgaggagtcTCCAGAAATGAGCTTGCCATTCATCGGCTATACATTCAAGCGATTTGATAACAACTTCCGATAAATGGGTCGAGGTGGCATGGCTTGCGGCATGGTGGTCTCTCCAGGAAGCGAACCTAGTTCTGTGAACGGGCGCTGTCGATAGAGAACTGGGCCGCAACCCGGATGAGTACAACGAGTTCTTCAGCAGTTATTCATGACATGATAGACGAAGCGAATGCTGTGCGAGGCTTGCCCGTTTGTTGAGCCTTTTAGCTGTTTCGATGCATGTTTTTGATGATACTATGGTAGCAGGTCTGGTTCAGATGGAGGGACATACAAGTCGGTCAGAACGTTTGCTGTCTGCAATTTGCATCGCATTATACATGACATGTAACAAAACACGAGGTTTCCAGAACTGTTGTAGAAGTCAATAATAACATactgaagcaaaagaacgTAAAGGACGCAACATGACAGTGCATGTATCAGACATGGGTTGTTTGAGACATGACATTTGAAATACAGTCTGCCATTGCCCATCTTGAAGTCTAACATAACTGCTGTGCCGTGATCACATGAGATTGAGTGACAAGTTGTACATGAAATTGGGCAACCCGTATACAGTAACAAAGCTCTACCGGTGCCCTGTTTATTTCGAGCCTCGGGTGCTCCAGATAGAATTATTGCGCataaacaaaaaaaaaatccCGTGACGCCGTCCCATGACCCGGATATCCTTTTCTTTACTCCCAAGATGCAAATAACCAT
This region includes:
- a CDS encoding hypothetical protein (BUSCO:EOG09263XVS~EggNog:ENOG41) produces the protein MAEPNPSAQQPAAGTGATYKAPTPKPKQNPALRMMGLPNLPRKLPSRNWLIFWAITGSISAAIIYDKREKKRATAKWKHAVAPLAKDIIPSASQLPRKLTIYLEAPPGDGLRIAQDHFIEYAKPVLAASGLDWEFVQGRQQGDVRAAVAEKIRRERRKHERPDEEDLQTDEAIAESLRKKNQVPEYEGVKGDIIFGRHTWKEYIRGLHEGWLGPLDPPVKPEPITKLVEADSETPKAEGEQPEEKEEGKKEEEEKKPERPPQPLPYNTAADYSIANLPPQIPAEFSPANPIPLPHRLGFRHTLVRLNRFFNRRKLADEIGREVAAVCFANSSREWREADGQYEQELVLKHEENDWVKSVWKPEEPPKQDDDSTAAAPSEPPKEKIWPAPMIVDPRLAQRMRRFEIAPEDEARAAQIKVPEAEIEGWIKGSFRSLWNYTVESVTAKPMRPNVGNVDSDE
- the COT1 gene encoding Cobalt uptake protein cot1 (EggNog:ENOG41), with amino-acid sequence MDPNNNNNRLYLNFGNGNDRLTASDRAAYPTTPSTFPQPVFPSASGQQPGGLQPQGQQQQQQYAGGYAPQGYFNQNQYAQYGGQQQQQSNDYAQGAGYQPRSNTPGTNDPNTGLAHQFSHQNLGGAARGQGYARGPSPGQRPRTAGSAGQQPGYNSYMNAPPMPTQASAPAEEFQRAPERNPDRYGTNANSNQKKCSQLAADFFKDSVKRARERNQRQSELEQKLQDPSQGAARREQLWSTAGRKEGQYLRFLRTKDKPENYTTVKIIGKGAFGEVKLVQKKGDGKVYAMKSLIKTEMFKKDQLAHVRSERDILAESDSPWVVKLYTTFQDSYFLYMLMEFLPGGDLMTMLIKYEIFSEDITRFYIAEIVLAIEAVHKLGFIHRDIKPDNILLDRGGHVKLTDFGLSTGFHRLHDNNYYQQLLQGRSNRPRDRNSVALDQINLTVSNRSQINDWRRSRRLMAYSTVGTPDYIAPEIFTGHGYTFDCDWWSLGTIMFECLVGWPPFCAEDSHDTYRKIVNWRQTLYFPDDITLGTDAEHLIRSMVCNTENRLGRGGAHEIKGHAFFRGVEFDSLRRIRAPFEPRLTSNIDTTYFPTDEIDQTDNATVLKAQAIQQGHKVEESPEMSLPFIGYTFKRFDNNFR